TGTCGATGCGCTGGCACGTAGGGGAGCTTCTCTCACACAGGATTTTACCATTTTCATGGATCCCCCATCTGATgtagcttttctttttaatttagattCTGCTGGAACTATTTACTTGCGTGATGTAGCCTCTATTGTGGATGGCAGTTAGTTTTCTTTGTTAATGTATTATCCTTTTcaccaccccccacccccccaaaaaaaaagaagaagtcatgGTGTATTCCGTTACCAAAACAAACATGGCTTCATTGTTTTAGTTAGCGACAATATGTGTGGGTTCTtaggcattaaaaaaaataaaaataaaactataataaaaataagttttattgtattttactttaaatttcaagtttttgtagtaaaaaattatgtataaaaaataagttttataatcgaatagtaaataatatatgatttgaatgaaattttataagcatatTAAAAACGCAATGAACATACAGTCTAactattagattttcaaaattcacattaaataaaaagataaaaccCTTTTGAATATATATCACTATACTATCAGTTGGAAGGGGAGTGAAAGAAGGAAGAGGAGGGAGAGTGTGAAGGAAATAAATGAAACCGTGGTGCATAGGTAGTGAGAGTCGAAAACAATCATTATAAATTGTGGGGTAAAGTAATTGTCATGTTAACCGGTATTCTCAAgacatctattaaaaaaaatagtacttaaAAAAGATGTTTAAAGTGAAAAATTGAAATAGCTACTAAAACATTAATTACGTGGTTAACATTAAAGATAAACAAAAGTAAAGCGTTGTAGGGTATAGGTCCGGAGGGAGGGAGCACGTGGAAAGAAAGCGCCGGCGGATAAGTTGGACCCTTCCCCTTAATCCTTATCCTTATCCATATCTGACAACACACTGACAactatcattttgttttttgtttttttagaaacaaacacacacattttgttttgcaaaaACGTAAACACAGACTCTAAACCAGAtctttatttcaaaaagaaaagtcaCAAAGCCTAGAACAAAAAATTCTATGGGCCTTTGCTGTTACAAAGCCTATCAGGGACAAATTAGAGACGGAGACAGGCCCAGAGCTGTTACAAAATGCTGCCCACACCACTGAGCTAACAGATGGGCTGATGAGTTGTCCTCCCttctaacaaaagaaaaaaaaaataaaaaaccatcaaACATGGTACATAaagctaaaatatttttgcaagaTTAACGTgttgttttgtatatatatttcttaatgaAATTCCCTTGCTTTTTAAGATTTAAGGTccgtgggttccagttagctcaactggtaaagtctctgatggttgtataagagatctgggattcaatccctcacctacaccaaaaaactaattgatgtcttggtctgatgataacgACCTATCATCAGGAAcggacgccataggttaaaactttctctaaaaaaaaaaaagatttaaggtCCATTTTCATTTAGTCTAATTTTGGTGATAAagtaagagcactagcatcatgcgttctttaaaaaaaaaaaaatgctattttgtcatgttaaaattttaatttgtatattttaatACATCACATTACAATACGTCATATATCATATgttctattattttatcattcaatttaaatattttgtctTTCTACTTTTTTAAGTCCAACAATCATATAAGAGAGAAATACAGTTTGAGTTAAAGCCAAAAGTCCCAATATgacagaagagagagaaaatatgtgaataaaaaacccaaaaatattaaaGGCACATTTGCCTGTACAGTGTTATTATTAGAACGTTAGACCATTCTCAAcagctctctcataaaaaatgtcattttgatacaccaaaaacctactttatcattttagcacatcattttacaatatctcatttatcaaatgttttattcttcaattctatacattaaaataatatttactacacattaaaataatatattaattacttcCTATCAATGGCCACCAACAACCACTGCCGCAACAATACCGATAGCCACCACCGGCACAAATCCACATCCACCAACgccatctcaaaaaaaaaaaaaaaaaaaaaaaaacacaaccagagagatcggcacaaacccacatcccaaACCCATCATCGGCACAAACCCATATCCACCAACCTAGATCCACATCCACCATCGGCACAAACCCAAGATCGGCGTGGTGAGAGGGTGATGAGAATGCCAGACAGAGATGTAGAACGATGGCATCTTCAGATCTGCAATGATGGAGTCTTCAAACGAAAAGCGATGGCAGTGGCTTGATCAGTGATCAACGGCTTGATTGGTGAGGCCGCCGTACCGTTGATTTAAGGGTGatctgaagaagaaagagagagagaacatggGTTGGAGAGAGACAAATcagtgagaagagagagaaaacgtTGAATTAAAtattgagaggagagagaaaatgttgaataaaaaattagtattttgaTTTGGCATTTGTGTCCGTACCGTCTTATATTTGAGACAGTACTGTAACGTgttgcaaaattataaaacatttaaaacaCCTCATGAAACTTGAATAGtagtgtttggtgtgccaaatgccaaatatttggcatttggcacacttgatgagaatgctcttacaaTAGCAAATGTCAAATTTGACACatgaatgtgattttttttttttggtgctaaatactaaaaatttaatatttagcaCACttgatgctagtgctctaataGGCCATAGCATTAGCATAaagtgtgccaaatgctaaatttttagcatttagcacaccAAGCATCAAAAACCTTGCTTTAGAGCATTCCTATcagctctttaaaaaaaaatgtcattttaacacaccaaaaatcaactttatcattttaacacatcattttacaacataacatttatcagatgttctatacttcaattctatacattaaaataatatttactgtacattaaaataatatattacattCTCTCTATCCCTATCACTAtattcatcatcatcaccaacagCCACCACCGGCACATACATCGCCGGCCACCACCGACAACAACGCCAACAGCCACCAACgccacctcaaaaaaaaaaaaaacacaaccagagaGACCAAaccggcacaaacccacatcccaaacccaccaccggcacaaacccacatccatcACTGGCATAAACCCACACCACCACCGGACATCCACCActggcacaaacccacatccaccaacgccacctcaaaaaaaaaaaaaaaaaaaaaaaaaaaaaaaaaaaaacacaaccagagagaccaaaccaaacaaacccacatccatcATCGGCACAAACCCACGTCCACCAAATCAATCAAACCCACATACCAAATCCaccaaatcaattataaaattcaacaaACCGCATCCCAtccaccaaatcaaacaaactcACATCCCAAACCGCCTCCGTCGCCATCGCTGATGGAAGTTTCACTTTCGGCCACCGTGTCCTTCACACTAGAGTTCCTCTTCGTCGCAAAGTGGGTCGTGATCAGTGGCGAGCCGGGCGGTCTCTGTCTCTCGGCATGGTGAGATCGGCGATGGCGAGAGGGTGAGGCGAGAGGGCCAGAACAGAAAGAGCAGGAGATGTAGACGGAGAGAGAAAAcagtgagaagagagagaaaatattgaattaaatattgagaggagagagaaaatgttgaataaaaaattattttccggaaatggcATTTGTGTCTgtaccgtctcatatttgagacggtacTGTAGCATGTTCTAAAATTATAGAACATATAGCACACCTCATGAAGCTTGAACAGtagtgtttggtgtgccaaatgccaaatatttggcatttggcacacctgatgaatatttggcatttggcacacctgatgagaGTGCTCTTATGAGGTGTGTTAAATGCCGAAAGAAATAGTATGGCGCTACAATAATGTTCTACAAATGGCACAGTATGGACGCatgtgttataatttttaagcattattttattcaactttctctctctttctataataataataggcgaaaatcacattttggtccctacattttgacccGATTcccgttttagtccctaagttttttttttaccgcttttagtccctctccAGAAAAAcggttccattttggtccccaCCGTTACTTCATAAACGGATATTGCTGATGTAGCAAACGACATTgataatcaataataaaataatgggtCTACAGTAACCTGACTGCTATTGTTAGTTATTCCCGCCTTTAGTAGTCACGTGCCACTCACGTGACGGTCCCTAACCCAAGCAAAACCCCAAATCACCCAAATAGAAATCCCTAACCCCCAAATTTCCTCAGCTCCTCGCTCATCAGTCACCACACGGATTGAAGTCCCTCACCAGTCACGAACTCAAAAACCATCTTCAAATCAACTGCTTTCCATGGATTCAAGCTCGATGTCATCGAGTGGAAGCTTGAGGAAAAGGGGCCCAGCCCGATGCTTCTGCTCGGAGAGACCCGTTGTGGTCGTTTCGTGGACACCTGAATACCCTGGAAGAAGGTTCTACGGTTGTCCAAATTACTGGGTAAGGTAGTATCTCTCTTtgtaatgtttttaaatttctgggtttttaaCTTTGGAAGTACTTTAGGTTCATCTTCGTTTCAATCTTACTTCAATCTTGCAATCCCCTTTAGTCTAAGTCTAACCcagaatttcttttcttaaataaataaaaattttaaaaaatttaaggaaaaaaaaaaaaaaaaaactcagcttGTTGCTGACAATATAAATTGTGCTAATACAAGAACATTGTGCTAATACTATTTTAGTTTCTGGTAAGGTAATATTTGCTAATACTATTTGTTActgtttttcatgattttggttGTTCATTTAACATCATTTCTCTGGTCCTTGGGTGTCAGGTTGGACGCAAGTGTAAATTTTTTCAGTGGCTTGATGATGAAATCTGCGAGCGTGGGAAGGTGCTGATTTCGGAGCAGAGGCAACGAATTTTGACCCTTGAAGCTGCCATTGTAGGCTACAGGAAAAGACAGAAGAGGCTGCTCATTTGCCTGGGGCTGTCTCTGGTGATAAGTGGGATGCTACTTTGTTTGATGCTTCTTCTGGTTGGCTAAATAGGTGGGGGGGAATGGGTCATTAGGTGGTAGGTGTTAGTGGAAAAAGACCTGAATTTTGTTGTATGTATTAGTGGCAAAAGGCCTGAATTTTGGTGTATGTATTAGTGGAAAAAGGCCATAATTTGTGTTGGAATGTGTTGGTTTGTAGTAGTGGGAAAAGGCCTGATTTTTTGGTGTAATTCTCTTTGCAATCCACGACTTTAGCAATGGAATatgatctttttaattaatctatgaTTTGTGTACCAATTTATTACATTATTGTTAAGTGTTTGTGCCAAAGCAGTTTGTGATATTAACTGTGCATCAACTGTCAATTTGATACTGCAATTTTGAATGGAAACAGCAATTTGACACAACAATTTGACACAACATAATTGAATGGAAACAGCAATTTGACAAAGCAATTTGATATTGCAAATTGATACTGCAATTTAGAGAGCAACTGGTTGCAAAATATGCAAGAAATGGCATGGCTGCAAAATTCTCTTTATGTATTAAAGGAGCTGGCTGCAAAATTTACCAAACCTGCATGCATCACCAGCAGCTTGCATAATTTACCAAACCTGCATAGTTTCTGCATAACCTACCAAACCAGCAGCTCTTTATTCATACATCATTACACATTTATTCATACATCATACATTATTACACATTAAAGTGGCTACTCCCAGCACATTAAACTCCAATGCTCACCAAATCTGCATAATCACCAAACTGCCCAGCAAAGCTAAAAACCAGCAAATTTGAGTTTAAGCATTTTAAAAACCAAAGCTAAAAACCAGCAAAGCAAATCTGAATAATGGAAGCTAAATCATCATAACAATGGgagaataattacaaaatatttaacaccaatggtagtttttggtgtaccacaataattacaaaatatttaacaccaatggtagtttttggtgtaccacaataattacaaaatatgtGACAAAGCACATTCATACAAAAAAGGATTTGGTCAGCCCATAAACATATGCCAATTGTTCTAGCAGTTACATAAATATATGAAGAGTGCTTCAACATATagcacaacaaaaagaaaggTCCTGCTTCAGTTTGCTATCTTTTAGCAGATCTCATTGCTGCCATATATCTTGCTGCATTTCCAGTTGCATTCAAGGTTTTAGTAGTGATTGCACTTctcttcctctgtttttctaGTCTTCGATTGGACTGGTTATCAGTGGTCACATCATCATTAGAGCTTGGTTGTGCCCTCTGTACTGTTGGCTGAGCATCCTTGGCTGCCTGCAAGCATAAGCACAATAACAATTAATAGTTTGCCaactgaaaaacaaaacaatgaggATATCTAAGTCAAAGTGTATACTTACCCTTGTAGTGGTCTTACTGGCTTGGGATGCACTCCTAGGTAAGGAGGAGTTCCCTCCTACTTCTCCCTTGCAGCTCCTCTTGTTGTGTCCTAATTTCCCACATAACTTGCATTGTTTTGAGATGCCTAGGCCTCTTTTTTTTCTGTGACTTCTAGGTTCATCAGGCTCCAGTGCCCTCTTCTTCTTAGGCCTACCAGGAGGTCTCCTCTTGATAGGGGGTTGCACAGGTGGCAGTCCACTAGGACCCCACATATTTTGGCCATTAATGGGCTCTATAATGGGTTTATAGCAATCAATGTAGGTAGTCCTTTTGTAGCAAGCATTGACATACTTTTCAGCATCTTCTCTGTTGAAAAATATGCAAGAAATGGCATGGCAACATGGTATGCCAACTATGTCCCACTTCCTACAGCTGCATTTCTTCTCTTCCAAGTCCACAATGAAACTCTTAAGCCCATTCTTCACTTCAAACTTCATACGACCAGCCCAACATGCTATCCACTTGCTGCATGCCAACTTCTCCTTGTACAGCCTCTTCCTTATCTTAGGACACAACTCAGATTCCACATTCGTAATCATTTCTCTGTTTGCTTGAAATCTAGTCATTAGATATAGCCTAATACACTCAAGCTGCAAGCACATAGAGAGGAAGGGAGAATTAATCATTCATGAATTACATAGGTCTATGGATCATAATGCACATGAAAGGGAGAATTATGCATACCATGGTGATTATAGGTTTGCTCCTGAACTTAACTATCGTGCTGTTGAACCTTTCACACATGTTGTTCAAGACCGTGTCACTCTGCCCATCACTTTTGAACATGTGCCTAGCCCAGATAGTTGTTGACTGAGATTGCAGCCATTTGAATGCATCTTCATCCACCTCCTTTAGCTCATTCATTGCCCTCTCAAATGCTTGCCGATAGGTAGCCTTGGCTGCTTTCCAAAAAAGGTCTCTAATAATGACACCATGAtgatttttcctcaaattttggTATAAATGTCTGCAGCAGATCCTGTGCTCGTACTGTGGCCAATTGTCAACAAAGGTGTTCACCAACCCCTGCAAAGCACAATCATTTAATTCAGCAAGCAATGAAGCTACCATTAACTACAAATAATTCAACAAGCAATAAAGCTACCATCATACCTTCTGCTGGTCAGATATGAACACCCATTGCTTGTCATCTCCTATGTCAGCAAGCAATAAATTAAGAAACCAGGTCCAACTATCCTTTGTTTCAGCCTCTACTACTGCATATGCGAATGAGAAGTATTCATCATTGGGATCTCTGCCAACAGCACACATCAGCTGACCACCTGTCTTGGCCTTCAGATGGCATGCATCTAGACCAATGATTGGCCTGCACCCTGCCAAGAAGCCCTTCTTGCAACATTCAAGGCAGATGTACATTCTTTCAAAATATGGCAGCCCGGTTGCCAATCCATGCTCAGTTGCCAAATCACCATCCTCATAAGTATGCACCTTCATCAATATTGTGCTCCCAGGACTGCACCTTCTCAACTCATCACAGTACTCTCATAGTTGGTTGAACTGTGCAGTGTGGGTCCCATCAACAGCATCTTGAGCTCTCTCTCTAGCCCTACTTCCCTTGCCTGCACTTATGTCAACCACATACTTCTCATGCACAGCCTCCTTAATATCCTTAAGCTTTATGCCAGGCTGTCTCCTAACCCTCTTCACTAACTTCTTCCCAATGTATGATGCTGTGCACCTTGGATTTTTATAACTTCTGGTGCATGTGTGTTCCATGTTCAGTGTTTTCAATCTAAAACTCTTCTCCCTTGGCACCTTTGCAAGGTAGGCAACAAAATTGCACCCTGGCTAGCATCGGGCTCTCACTCTCACCAAgtcatttttcacaaattttatacCCCACCCACCATGGACTGCATAATCAGTTATAGCATCTTTAAATTGTTTAGCTGAGATGAACAACATATCCTTTTCAAACCTAAGGTTCTCAGCTTTGGCTACTGGCCTAAAGATTGGATATTTGCTGCTCCTAATATAATTGTCAATCTCAGCAACAGGGATGTCATCATCACTTGAATCATCACCACCCTCACTGCTTGATGATGATTCATCAAGGCTAAGCAACTCCTCACTCTCATAGTCAGAATTCATGACACCACCACCCATTTATCCTGCTTCAACCTCAGCATTTTCAGCTTCATTGTCCCAACTATCAGGACTATCTTCACCAATATTCATTGGTTGCACTTCTGGTTCTGGCTCTGACTCTGGCTCTTCTTCTAAGTCACTCCTCTCATCCTCACTACCCTCACTGCCCTCACTACTCTCCTCAACTTGGTCATCAACAACTGGTGCTTTGCCAGCCCTCCTAGCACAAACTTCCTCATTAACAAATTCAGCATCATCATGGCCtccaaattgtgaaaaatcaGGTCTGTACTCTTCATTATCATTTTGAAGCACTCTGTCACTAGCAAAAACCTCTACACCTACACCTTCTACTTCACTACCAGGTACTACAGCAGCTAAGGGATCAAAATTCTCCATTGGTAACTCAACTGGTTCATGCACTAGATGCTCCACAAAGACATGAATCTCCCCATATCCCTTCACCAAGTCAGTCATGAACATAGCAGCATCATCATCAACCACCTGATGGAAATTTGACCGCTCTGGGTCCACACCAGGCATTTTATACCATAGCTTATCTACTTTAGAGTAGCCAAAATCCCTACATATACTCTCAATCTCTACTTTTGACCACCTATATGGGTCACAGTTATCCACTATATCAACTGTCCCTCCCACATACGCTTGAGGGTTCCACATGAAATGCCCACCATGGTGGACATGCAGAGTAAAGAGCTCATTCATCCTGCATGCAAGTCACGGGAAGAAAAcagaatgaaaatgaaaacagatattaataatactttgttaggctaataaacaaataaaaaagcatataaTACCGACAAAGGGATCACATGGACCCAACCACTTCTTGAAAAGCAAGACACAATACAGACAATCAGTGCAAATACCAACACAAAGATTCCATGGTTTATCAAAGGTCAATATAGTGGTCCCTGATAAACAATAGTGACACATAATACAGACAAACAATGCAATTGCCATCAAAAATACAGTCAGTAATGTGGTCCCTGATAATGTGGTCCCtgataaacaaaagtaaaacaaaagctataaaggGAGACgcaaataacaaaaacaacacaCAACAGCCAAACAATATTTCACTATCACGGTCAGTATTATGTCCACTACAAAAACTATAAagggagagaggaagagagagagtgaaagtgAGACACAacgagagagaaacagagataGATTGAAATTCCAGAGCAATAACAAAACACAACATCTCAAAATTCCCAAATTCTCAAAACCCAACAACTGAGATTCAAACCCAGAACGATTACCCAGCACTTAAAATGGCATTCATAACATaactaaagagagagagagttggagaGAAATACAACCTTCGCAATCTGCTCAGCACAAACACACTGAAGCTTGCCGATTTGTGGGATTTTTGTGCTTGCCGATTTGTGGGTTCTTTGATCGGTCTTGTGATGAGCAACGGGTAAGGTAAGGTAAGAGATTAGGGATTTTCAGTGAGATTAGGGATTTTCAGCAAGTTCGCCATTAGATCTCATCTGActgatttggggttttgtttggttagggACCGTCACGTGAGTGGCACGTGACTACTAAGGGCGGGAATAACTAACAGTAGCAGTCAGGTTACTGTAGacccattattttattattgattatcaatgccgtttgccacatcagcaataTCCGTTTATGAAGTAACGGtggggaccaaaatggaaccaTTTTTCTggagagggactaaaagcggtaaaaaaaaaacttagggactaaaacgggAATCgggtcaaaatgtagggaccaaaatgtgattttcgccataataataataataattctctaaatctcttctctctcattctctcatcttcctcttcctcttctctctctctctcttgatcaAAGGATTGCTCTCTCTCAACCAATTTCTTCTCACAAATTCCCTCAACAAAACACattgctttctctttctcccttttctctAGCTTTCTAagccaaactctctctctctctatcttgcCACTCACGTTGGTGGGTTTAGGTAATTTTTCAATGGGTTTATGTGTTTTGGACATTTCGGTTTTGGGTTATGGTGGTTGTTGTGGGTTGCAACTGGCGGTTGTTGGTTTTTGCATCGCTGGTGGTTGTTGGTTGattggagagagagaatggtGGTGCTGGGTTGATTGGGTTGTGAGCTCTAGTGTTAGGTTGGTGGTGCTGGGTCAATTGGGTTGTTAGTAGTGGGCAGTGGTGGTGGTTCAATTGATAAAGTCGAATGCCAGCTTGCTAGACATTtaatctctgtctctctcttaaACAATAGCTTAATCTCAGATACATAAATGACAAATTTTATACCTGAACaataaacaatatatattttttttttaatacagaAAATTGGAATACTACACCTTTATGcttgttttggtgttttttttatcTCAAGTCTTAAAACAGTGGTTGGACATTTTAAGGCAAGGAGCAATGCTTGCTAGAGTTCAAAAGAGTTCTTTGTTTGCTACCCCTTTATTTGTGGAAGGCTAAGAAAAATCTAAACAGTCTTATAAGATACAATTTCCTAAGATGGAGTGGTGGGTGTAAGCATGTGTAATCTATTAATGGaattgttctttaaaaaaatgcataagaTAAATTTGCAGGTATAAGCATGTGTAATATAAAACACATATTTCatatcaaatgattttttttttttttttaagagagtttcaacctatgacgtttgcttgatgataactctttatcattagaccaagacattaatcagtttttggtgtaggcggggattgaaccccataTCTCTTAAACaactattagagactttaccagttgagctaactgaaacacACATATTAAATGATGTTTTAGAAAGCCTATTAGGTTTATTTTATCTCATTAAAATACATGCCATTTGCAACCTCCCTTCTATTATGAGGTAAGAAAGTAAGAAATATTACAATTACCTTacatttatatgaaaaaaaaaatggaagtaatggaaaacaaaattatgttaGTTTCTTGGGTTACAAATGGGGACGGAGTCAGGATTTTAAGTTAGCAGGGGTcaaagtataaagaaaaaaaaaactcataatagacatccatataatattaaaaaaattataaatacacaaaattattgtttgtaaatacattaaaatgcaatcatctaccaacaaagacaaaaacaaaagcaaaataatgttttttttttttttttaatactaggctagataggattttttatttttttatttttaaaatttagaacatTTACAGTGATTACAaagagaaaacaacaaaaggataATGTAATTTTCACATATTCTTTACACTTATCTTTCTCTCCAAATCTCActtatttttaaagagaaagtttgGTAAAAGAATGACATTAAAAATTCGACaaatttttctcaaacttattttctcttctttttttcctttacaaacca
The sequence above is drawn from the Quercus lobata isolate SW786 chromosome 12, ValleyOak3.0 Primary Assembly, whole genome shotgun sequence genome and encodes:
- the LOC115970693 gene encoding uncharacterized protein LOC115970693; the protein is MKVHTYEDGDLATEHGLATGLPYFERMYICLECCKKGFLAGCRPIIGLDACHLKAKTGGQLMCAVGRDPNDEYFSFAYAVVEAETKDSWTWFLNLLLADIGDDKQWVFISDQQKGLVNTFVDNWPQYEHRICCRHLYQNLRKNHHGVIIRDLFWKAAKATYRQAFERAMNELKEVDEDAFKWLQSQSTTIWARHMFKSDGQSDTVLNNMCERFNSTIVKFRSKPIITMLECIRLYLMTRFQANREMITNVESELCPKIRKRLYKEKLACSKWIACWAGRMKFEVKNGLKSFIVDLEEKKCSCRKWDIVGIPCCHAISCIFFNREDAEKYVNACYKRTTYIDCYKPIIEPINGQNMWGPSGLPPVQPPIKRRPPGRPKKKRALEPDEPRSHRKKRGLGISKQCKLCGKLGHNKRSCKGEVGGNSSLPRSASQASKTTTRAAKDAQPTVQRAQPSSNDDVTTDNQSNRRLEKQRKRSAITTKTLNATGNAARYMAAMRSAKR